The Montipora capricornis isolate CH-2021 chromosome 3, ASM3666992v2, whole genome shotgun sequence genome window below encodes:
- the LOC138040236 gene encoding piggyBac transposable element-derived protein 4-like, with product MATSCSSEEGGSFRPEDVDLVFVDEDDMPLRAVVCGVNYLDRDSDEEVDSDFYQTDSEESQTEESEDLEQDTAEPHPARRRRLPAPAAQNDWKEDVIRHDELPFNQPTGPKWRVSGNERPVDLFHHFITDNVLELMTVQTNLYAAQERAKNPEKHRGKWHDVTKDELKTFLALNLAMRLVNKPTLVSYWSTDEIFLTPFFQKTFPRIRFTQILRYLHFADNTTLTARGQEGYDKLGKIRPCLERVIGRFQQVYSPSRNLSVDETLIKFKGRLSWRQFMKDKPARFGLKEFTLADSANGYVLDIIVYTGKETAADSKGLAERVA from the coding sequence ATGGCGACTAGTTGTAGCAGCGAGGAAGGAGGAAGTTTTCGTCCGGAGGACGTTGATTTAGTGTTTGTAGACGAGGATGACATGCCTTTGAGAGCAGTAGTTTGTGGAGTTAACTATCTAGACAGAGACTCTGATGAAGAAGTTGACTCTGACTTCTACCAGACTGATTCGGAGGAAAGCCAGACGGAAGAGTCCGAAGATTTGGAACAGGATACTGCAGAACCACATCCAGCTCGTCGTCGAAGACTGCCTGCTCCCGCTGCTCAAAATGATTGGAAAGAAGACGTAATTCGTCATGATGAGCTTCCTTTCAACCAGCCGACTGGGCCCAAATGGCGAGTATCAGGTAATGAGAGACCAGTTGATTTGTTCCATCATTTTATCACTGATAATGTTCTTGAGCTCATGACAGTACAAACCAACCTTTATGCTGCCCAAGAACGTGCGAAAAACCCTGAGAAACACCGTGGTAAATGGCATGATGTGACCAAAGATGAgctcaaaacatttcttgcccTGAATTTGGCGATGAGACTTGTAAACAAGCCAACACTTGTCAGTTATTGGTCAACTGATGAAATATTTTTGACACCATTTTTCCAGAAAACTTTTCCAAGGATCAGATTTACTCAGATACTGAGATACTTGCATTTTGCTGATAACACAACACTTACTGCTAGAGGCCAGGAAGGCTATGATAAGCTGGGCAAGATACGTCCATGTTTAGAACGTGTTATTGGCCGATTTCAACAAGTCTATTCACCAAGTCGTAACTTGTCTGTTGATGAAACATtaattaaattcaaaggtcGTCTTTCTTGGCGACAATTTATGAAGGATAAACCTGCCAGGTTTGGACTGAAAGAGTTTACTCTAGCAGACTCTGCCAATGGTTATGTCTTGGACATTATTGTTTACACTGGAAAAGAGACTGCTGCAGACTCTAAAGGCTTAGCGGAACGTGTTGCTTGA
- the LOC138041807 gene encoding uncharacterized protein, translating to MSSIESASDTESDQYSSVNEDYQIEVEANDCVLELEESPTRATGNSLEPYADEPLADEEWLANYRKEIEEKDQLENELKRRLENSVRVEDWCTCGNCSREPLINISECYCCKEIEGCCEALTSEIVLEDLEEGQELRCITEHP from the exons ATGTCCTCTATAGAGAGTGCTTCCGACACAGAAAGCGACCAATATAGCAGCGTAAACGAAGACTATCAAATCGAAGTTGAAGCGAATGATTGCGTTTTGGAACTGGAAGAGTCGCCCACAAGAGCTACCGGTAATTCGCTTGAACCTTATGCGGATGAACCCTTAGCGGACGAGGAATGGCTTGCTAACTATAGGAAAGAGATTGAGGAGAAAGATCAGCTAGAAAATGAGTTGAAACGACGCTTGGAAAATTCTGTTCGTGTGGAAGACTG GTGTACATGTGGTAATTGTAGCCGCGAACCTTTGATAAACATTAGCGAATGCTACTGCTGTAAAGAAATTGAAGGCTGCTGTGAGGCGCTTACAAGTGAAATTGTTCTGGAAGACCTCGAAGAAGGACAAGAGCTGCGCTGTATAACCGAACATCCC
- the LOC138041810 gene encoding uncharacterized protein: protein MCSSRKYPYPPQGRLMEIPRRNQAGSSPAMEFMGFQKCMDFLVGFGIVIAAFISDRHTQIASHMKNVLSHISHYFDLWHLKKMFYNRSFHSICSDLFEPPTHFTQEILYVHWANPHFNPILKGKLQLDYASLWYVLMLLMFLLILTEITKLLNKLTKEKGNEELQPWVKPCERHLYWSATSTLDGNGKVIWAKFKSFLSHIINRHTNLDDPLFNKCAHGDIPDRKWIDPEHTVYDKVKKALTSDSLKKGIIQASPSAQTDCLEGFHSVLNQFAPKIIAYSYLGMYCRHILAALHFNYNLHREDKVNQDDSVSVKVTYPKFKNGEGTVRNRKIEQNFGIYEF, encoded by the exons atgtgtagttccagaaaatatccatacccacCCCAAGGAAGGTTAATGGAAATTCCAAGG AGAAATCAAGCTGGAAGCTCCCCTGCCATGGAGTTTATGGGCTTCCAAAAATGCATGGACTTTCTGGTGGGATTTGGCATTGTAATTGCAGCCTTTATTTCCGACAGGCATACCCAAATAGCAAGTCACATGAAGAATGTTTTATCACATATATCGCATTACTTTGATCTCTGGCATCTTAAAAAGA TGTTTTACAATCGTAGTTTCCATAGTATCTGCAGTGATCTATTTGAACCTCCCACACATTTTACACAGGAAATACTCTATGTCCATTGGGCAAATCCTCATTTCAATCCAATCCTAAAGGGCAAGCTGCAATTAGATTATGCTTCCTTATGGTATGTATTGATGTTGCtcatgtttcttttaattttgacagAGATCACCAAATTACTTAACAaactaacaaaagaaaaggggaATGAAGAACTACAGCCATGGGTTAAGCCCTGTGAGAGGCACTTGTACTGGAGTGCAACATCCACACTAGATGGGAATGGAAAGGTCATCTGGGCTAAGTTTAAGTCATTCCTTAGCCATATCATTAATAGGCACACTAACTTGGATGACCCACTTTTTAACAAGTGTGCACATGGAGACATCCCTGATCGCAAATGGATTGACCCAG AGCATACAGTGTACGATAAAGTAAAGAAGGCCCTCACTTCTGACAGTCTGAAAAAGGGCATCATTCAAGCTTCCCCAAGTGCACAAACTGATTGTCTGGAAGGCTTCCACTCGGTGTTGAACCAGTTTGCACCAAAGATAATTGCTTATTCCTATCTTGGAATGTACTGCag GCACATTTTGGCTGCCCTACATTTCAACTACAACCTTCACAGAGAAGACAAAGTAAACCAAGATGACAGTGTCTCAGTCAAAGTAACCTACCCGAAGTTCAAGAATGGGGAaggaactgtcagaaataggaAAATTGAACAGAACTTTGGTATTTATGAATTCTAA
- the LOC138041812 gene encoding peroxynitrite isomerase THAP4-like, with protein MPKRCVAARCDNTADPTKGISMHRFPFLNSENPIAQRRRKKWIDFVLSKRKNWVPGKTSSLCSMHFKEEDFQFRLDSKMKRSLKSDEIGICVYPSIHAGTEVEEAPSKRGRRMLVRSAKARLKTLDTEADHETSVSAHSTSLSSSDVIPSSSQECDLPVDTPVSPNAVDSSATCSTYEEDVTQMTEGAGVDLGLQSDASMQMGTSTQALADDLLKVNSIHRENEVLKRQLNGAREALKNCKGQKRQLKRKVDRLTQDETG; from the exons ATGCCCAAAAGATGTGTTGCTGCACGATGCGACAACACAGCAGACCCCACAAAAGGAATTAGTATGCACAGATTTCCTTTTCTGAACTCTGAAAACCCCATTGCACAGAGACGAAGGAAAAAATGGATCGACTTCGTCCTTTCGAAGAGGAAGAACTGGGTGCCCGGGAAAACGTCTTCATTGTGCTCGATGCACTTCAAAGAGGAAGATTTTCAGTTTCGTTTGGACTCGAAAATGAAACGATCGTTGAAGTCTGACGAAATTGGGATTTGTGTGTACCCTTCGATTCACGCTGGTACAGAAGTGGAAGAAGCCCCTTCCAAGCGAGGAAGACGAATG TTAGTGAGATCTGCCAAGGCTCGGTTAAAGACATTAGACACGGAGGCTGATCATGAAACTTCAGTTTCGGCGCATTCGACATCGCTGTCATCTTCCGACGTGATACCGTCAAGTAGTCAAGAA TGTGACCTACCAGTAGATACTCCAGTTTCCCCAAATGCAGTGGACTCCAGTGCTACATGTAGCACTTACGAG gAAGATGTTACACAGATGACTGAGGGTGCTGGTGTTGATTTAGGACTACAGTCTGATGCTAGCATGCAAATG GGGACATCCACGCAGGCCCTTGCTGATGACCTATTAAAAGTAAACAGTATCCATCGAGAGAATGAAGTTTTGAAGAGGCAGTTGAATGGTGCAAGAGAAGCCCTCAAAAACTGTAAAGGCCAAAAAAGGCAGCTCAAGCGTAAAG TTGACCGACTGACACAGGATGAGACAGGATGA
- the LOC138041360 gene encoding uncharacterized protein yields MNILLSLFLVRGENNANKKAPFRKWCGLVGEIRSLLPGVPLLVLTATATAVTRKKIMTFLSFNHGIEIVFKEEVLRALSKGKVAVKDFSSIVDNWRKVIPNLICMLGDNDCQEDNLCINFVSDEGKARILSKLVEEDKARVAVEEEVLAEV; encoded by the exons ATGAACATTTTATTATCCTTATTCCTTGTTAGGGgtgaaaataatgcaaacaAGAAAGCCCCATTTAGGAAGTGGTGTGGCCTTGTTGGAGAAATCAGATCCCTCTTACCCGGTGTTCCACTTTTAGTGCTTACGGCAACGGCCACAGCTGTTACAAGAAAGAAGATCATGACCTTTCTGAGTTTTAACCATGGAATTGAGATTGTG TTCAAAGAGGAAGTACTCAGAGCATTATCAAAGGGAAAGGTAGCAGTCAAGGATTTCAGTAGCATTGTAGATAATTGGAGGAAAGTCATTCCAAACCTGATCTGCATGCTTGGTGACAATGACTGTCAAGAAGATAATCTCTGCATAAATTTTG TGTCAGATGAGGGAAAGGCTAGAATACTCAGCAAATTGGTCGAGGAGGATAAAGCACGTGTTGCTGTCGAGGAAGAAGTTCTAGCAGAAGTTTGA